The window CAACTGTGCTTTTGTTTCCAGAATATGCTTTTTTACAGGGTATGCTATAAGTTTAAGTGTTGTATTTTAGTAGCAAGTTTATGAAAtctgatatatattagttttgcctTTCCCCCTGTATATTACAGTGTTTCCTATATTAGTCAATTTAGTTGGTGTAGTTTGTCGTTGTTATGCTTCTAACTAACTAGATGTTGAAACAAATCTTTTAGCACCGTATTTTAGATTCTAAGCAATAAATGATTCCAGTGACTGTTTTATATCATATGAAATGCCACCTATAGGTGGTTGATGATCATGCCAATGTTGACTAGTTTAACAGACAATGAGATTTACATGGATCTTCTCTATTTTTAGCTTTAACTTAAATCAACCTGTAAAAAACATTGTCTTGAACATATTTCATTAGTTTTGTCATGTTCTGGTTTAACTGATGTCATACATTATTATGCAGGGTTTCTTTGACTTTGTTGTGGAAATGATTTGACTCGATTCACTTTTGCTATACAAAATGGTTGACCCTATCTCAGCAAGGTCAATCCGTGGTTCAACATTGAGAAACAAGTTTGAATTGGAGAGACGTCGTCTTTCTTATACAGATCATCATTACGAAGATGTGAAGAATCGTCTAAATATGGCAGCATCGCCTTCAAACCGTAGCCAAAAACAACTCATTGGAAACCAAGAACTTGAGAGGGATGAAATAGTTAGACACATGTCTAATTTGCCAAGTTTTCTTGATCCGGAAAAAGCCACCCCCGACAGGGCTTTAAGTTTCGGAGTTATGGATTGGGGAAGATTAGAAAAATGGCAGTATCAACATCATAAGTGTTCACCCTCTAGCAGCAGTTCTTCCCCATTTTTCTCAACTGATGGGTCAACTCCCCAGTCAACCAGCGGTCAAAGCTGTTTTAGTGCGCGTCAAAAACCTCACCGCGTAACTCTACAATGTCATTTTAACAGGTCTTCATGTTTGGGGAATGTTGACAAGTTTCATAATTTTAAGGATGCTACGTTTTATAAGAGAACTGAGCCCAAATATTGCAAATTGCATGTTTCTGATGCACCCAAGGttaaagaattggaatcatcCAATGATATAGGAAACCGTCAGGCAAAATCATCTTTGAAGGGAAAGATGAAAATCCAAGATGGGGCAGTAAATGCGCCCATTGAAACGGTAAAAGTTTTGCCTACACAATTTCATGGATATGGTGAAAGTACAAGAAATCCAAGTAGTGCATCTGGGAACACCAACTTACAAGAAAAACGATCATCTTTTTGTTCCGTAAAGTCAGATTCTAATACGGGTACTTTTGCTGCTGATAAACCAAGAAATATGTCTCCAAACCGTCGTTTCAGCTTTGGCATGATCTCTAAATCTCCAGCTTCTATGTCTACCACGAGAAGTGTTGAGTCTCCAGTCTCTCAAAAATCAAGTGTGGATACGCATGTATTAAACCGCGCTCAATCAAGTCCCTTAAGAAGGTTATTGGAACCACTCTACTCATTCAAGGCAACTAGTTACCGCAAATCTGCTGAAAAATCTCGTGAGgattcaaaattaaaagcaaAAGGAAACATGCATTTGAGAAATAGCAGGGAAGTTAGCAATGCTGATAGTTTGCATAAATATGATACATCACGAGCTCTTTTTCAAACAGCTGTCAAGAATGGCCGCCCTCTGTTCACATTTGCAGTTGAGAACAACAATAATGTTCTTGCAGCCACAGTAAGAGATTCAAGGTCTTCTGCAAAAGAGAACAGCAACTGTTGGATCTATACATTTTTCACCGTTGATGAAATCAAGAAAAAGACTGGGGGTTGGTTATCTCATAGCAGAAGAGATAAAGGTCACAGTTATATCCCAAACATGACAGCTCAAATGACGgtatcaaatcgttcaatttctAAGTGTGACACCAGAGAATTCTCTTTATATCGTGTGGACCCAACACGGGTTGATGAGTTAGCAGGCATTGTTGTGAAGTTTTCAAGAAATGTGGAGCACgaagaagaaaatcaagaaaGGTTTAATACCACAGTTATTCTACCTGGCGGGAATCATGGTGTATCAAGTAATGGAAAACCTTCACCATTGATTGAGCGGTGGCGGTCTAATGGTGTATGTGACTGCGGAGGTTGGGATTTGGGCTGCAGATTGAGAACTCTCACAAACCAGGTGCAATGTAGTAGGACAAACTCACCCACTGGCCAGTTTGAGCTTTTCTTTCAGGTACATCTTATCTCTGTGTGTTTGGTACTTGCTTCAAATAGAACTAAAGATTAGAATTAATAAGAACACACGATCAGAGTTACCGGATATGAATACATCAATATACAGGTGTAATAATGCTATTTGATTCAACAATTTGCCTACATTTACTTTTTGTTGCTCGATGAGTCGATTTatgttgggtttttttttttctaacgggTAATATAAGAGGCTGGTTTGAtggaaacgggtcaaatgggcaCAAGTTACTGAAAGTGCATGTGCATTTTAAATGCATTGTTGTCTTAAAATCAATTTATCCAAAGAATATAGATTATTGTTGTGACAACTTACAATAAGATCATGTAGTACTCGTATATGACTCACTAAAACTAAGTGTCTTACTTGTTTTGACCCACTGCCCACCCTTGGCAGACCCACCTAATTTTTACTGCCTCTAATACGAGCTCTAAATCCGACACTGAATGCACTTTCACTGAAGCTTATTACGCTTTGTAAGAGAACAACACCATTTTCATGTTTTGATAATAGATACCAATTTACTCATATTTTCTCTATAACCTTTTGACAGGGAGACTCTGCAAACAAAAGGCGTTTCTTCAGCCTCTGTCCgttaaaagaaaagatattttCTATCGAATATAATTCGTCTCTTTCGCCTTTACAAGCGTTCTCAATTTGTATATCAGTTTTGGAGTGCAGAAAATCATCTGAGCATACATCTTCCAGGACCTACGAAGACAAACAAGTACTGGGTGATCCCACTCCAGTTCGTTTTGCTTCATTTCCACCTCTTTCGCCTGTTGGAAGGGTCTAGGACGGAATTATTGTGTCATAATCTAACTAAATAGTAGGCAGTAGTACCATAGGTATATGGGTAAATTGCATTTTACCTGTGTATAAGTAATGTAATAccatatgatatgattttttttccctttctttgcTCTGTGTTCTGGGAAGTGGTATTTATCTTCTCCATGACCAGAACATCTTTAATATGAAAATCGCATATTTAGTTAAGTTTCATGGTTTCCGATTGAGGTTTTAATTTTCATACGAGTCTATTCGGAATATGTTTCATCTCTATTGGCATAGttatgttaaaaaagaaaagaaaggggaaACATATCGAATGGATGGATCCAAGTGGCCTAACGTTTATTACTTTATTGCGATGGTTAAGCTTAACAATTactaacatacatacatacatacgtaTATATAAAGTGTAAAGTTAGATAAATTATAGAATTATACCTACGCAATGGAAACAAGTCAACAACTAATTTCAGTGTAGAGACTCGGCTAAGATGGCTGATCGGCGATGAAGTCTC is drawn from Erigeron canadensis isolate Cc75 chromosome 9, C_canadensis_v1, whole genome shotgun sequence and contains these coding sequences:
- the LOC122581750 gene encoding uncharacterized protein LOC122581750 codes for the protein MVDPISARSIRGSTLRNKFELERRRLSYTDHHYEDVKNRLNMAASPSNRSQKQLIGNQELERDEIVRHMSNLPSFLDPEKATPDRALSFGVMDWGRLEKWQYQHHKCSPSSSSSSPFFSTDGSTPQSTSGQSCFSARQKPHRVTLQCHFNRSSCLGNVDKFHNFKDATFYKRTEPKYCKLHVSDAPKVKELESSNDIGNRQAKSSLKGKMKIQDGAVNAPIETVKVLPTQFHGYGESTRNPSSASGNTNLQEKRSSFCSVKSDSNTGTFAADKPRNMSPNRRFSFGMISKSPASMSTTRSVESPVSQKSSVDTHVLNRAQSSPLRRLLEPLYSFKATSYRKSAEKSREDSKLKAKGNMHLRNSREVSNADSLHKYDTSRALFQTAVKNGRPLFTFAVENNNNVLAATVRDSRSSAKENSNCWIYTFFTVDEIKKKTGGWLSHSRRDKGHSYIPNMTAQMTVSNRSISKCDTREFSLYRVDPTRVDELAGIVVKFSRNVEHEEENQERFNTTVILPGGNHGVSSNGKPSPLIERWRSNGVCDCGGWDLGCRLRTLTNQVQCSRTNSPTGQFELFFQGDSANKRRFFSLCPLKEKIFSIEYNSSLSPLQAFSICISVLECRKSSEHTSSRTYEDKQVLGDPTPVRFASFPPLSPVGRV